The following DNA comes from Epinephelus lanceolatus isolate andai-2023 chromosome 1, ASM4190304v1, whole genome shotgun sequence.
gttgcCCGCATGATGTACTAGATGGTCACTCAAACAGATCATTCTTTCTCTAACTGTGCATTGGATTAGAAATCTCCGACATGGACAGCAACAGAAAGAAGTTGGCATTTAAGTGGATACGAACTGCAGCTACCCCACCTGCACATCCTCAGGAGATAGATGCTGGGTCAGGCACATCCTCTCGCTGGAATATGTCGCCATAtgaagattcagattctgtgCCTCTCAGTGACTCTCCAGGACCTGACGGTCTTGGAGCACTGAGTCTGGATACTCCCAAGAGAAAAGCAGTGGAACTCGGTGAAAGCATGCCCTCTTCAGGCAAACGTAAGCTGAGGAAGCTTTCCAGGAGAAATAATGAACATTTCAAGACTTCAGAAGTAAGTCTTAACTATAGTCTTGCTCTACCCATCTTTTAATGGTCTAAATATAATgttccttttttaaatgaaagttaGAGTCTCAAATGTGCTATTTCATTCATTATGTTAagttcttgttaaaaaaaatgctgatttatttgtctgtttgcaCCATAACTATCAGGAGAAACATATGGACGAATCACCCAGACAGCTGGAATCTACAGAGAGCCAGCAAGTGTCCTCACCTTCACCTCAAACTTTcggcatgaaaaaaaaagagaagacacCTGAAGAGGTATCAAAGGCTATCTGTAGGAGGGCACTGATAGCAGCCATTGGCAGCACAAGCACTACAGATATCCACAGGACTAGCCTGTCTTTGTCTTCACCAGTGAGGACTGAAGCACCTAGTCCAGTGGCACTTGACAGAGCGGTCACAAATTTCAAATGTTCCTCAGTCAAACCTGAGAATAAATCTGAAGATAACAGCACTGCCCAGGAAGAACAGTGGGACAACAGCACAGTCCAGGAAGGACAGTGGGACAACAGCACGGTCCAGGAAGGACAGTGGGACAACCGCACTGTCCAGGAGGAACAGTGGGACAACAGCACAGTCCAGGAGGAACAGTGGGACCACCGCACTGTCCAGGAGGAACAGTGGGACAACAGCACAGTCCAGGAGGAACAGTGGGACAACAGCACAGTCCAGGAGGAACAGTGGGACAACCGCACTGTCCAGGAGGAACAGTGGGACAACAGCACAGTCCAGGAACAGTGGGACAACAGCACAGTCCAGGAGGAACGGTGGGACAACAGCACTGCCCGGGAAGAACACTGGGACAACAGCACAGTCCAGGAGGAATGGTGGGACAACAGCACTGCCCGGGAAGAACACTGGGACAACAGCACTGTCCGGGAAGACCAGCAGTCCTCCCTCCAGAtgtttgaggacactgaagGCCAAGTTGAGGTCTCGAGGCTCAAAACAGACAGAAGAGTAAGTTAACTAACCCCCAAAAAGCTTATCTTTTCTTGTAGGCTTGTTTACTTATATATAATTTCAAATGTTTTAGTTGACGAGTTACAATTTTAGTAGAAATCGTAAtttctgcatttcattttcactggggaaaaaaaatacaaaaaatgatgatgtgatttttttttttaattgtgcagccctaattgAGACCATAAAATAATCATCAAGCCACTGAGTATCAAAAGCTACTGGGAgatgttatttttatatttttttactatatgtttatctttttttttcagtgtgttgtgCTAAAAGGAGAAGATTCGCCCAAGATTTTTATAGCTCCGGACCCCGTGTTTGTACAAACAACCTCTCAAGACAAGTTATTTGCTACAGAAAATGGACCAGAAGCCGAGGATTGTGACTTGTCTTTCCCTGAACTGGAGTATATCCCAGACTCTCTGTCTTGTTTCATGACTCCTCAGAGTGGCTCTTTTGACAGCCAACAATGGAGAAGTCCTTCAGTGAGTATGCAGGGAGCTACAACTTCCTCTTCTACCTTTTTATACACTACTGAAACGACTGGGTCTGTCCAGGCAGCTGCTGAGCACCTGGAGATGTCTTTCTCACTGCCACAGAGGACAGTTTTTGTCTCAGCCAAGCAACCCCACTCATCAAACACGGCCCCTTCAAAGGCATCCAGGGCTGAGACTGGAAGTTTCCGCTCGCCCAACATTAGGGCGCATTTAACAGATCCCTTTGCTCTGCCACTACACTCAAACAGAAAAGCATTGAACCCTCACATGAACTCCAGAACATCACGCAGGCGGTCAGATGTTGTCTCCTCCATGTGTCACCCCTCCCACCCCTTTACTCACAGTGGCACTCCTAAAAGAAGATTATCCCAGGGGGCAGAGCCTATGTGGACCAGTTATCCCAAACAGGACAGTCAGGTTGGCTTCATAGACTCCCACTGCCACATAGACATGCTCTATGGCAAGCTTGGCTTCTGCGGGACGTTCAGAAGCTTTCAAAGGAAGTACCAAAGCAGCTTCCCTCCAGAGttcagaggctgtatcgccaacTTTTGCAACCCAAGGCTCATGATGAAGGAGGCCCTGTGGGAAGGTTTGCTGGCTGAAGACATGGTGTGGGGGGCATTTGGCTGCCACCCCCACTTTGCCAAGTACTACACAAGTGTCCATGAACGCAATATACTGATGGCCATGCAGCATCCAAAAGCTGTGGCATTTGGCGAGATTGGCCTGGACTACTCCCACAAAAACTCCACTGACACCCCCAAGCAAAAAGAGGTACGGTCTGCGTCGATGTGGTCTGCGTCAGCTGAAACTTTGTAGTCCAGTAACTGTTTATCTTAAATTAGAGAGGCCTTTATCGTTAAATATATCTTGTGGAGTGGAGTGATActattgtaaaataataatgtatggtgtggtctgcatttttttccctgctTGAAGGTGTTGGAGCGTCAGCTGCGTTTGGCTGTGGGCATGAAGAAGCCTCTGGTGATCCACTGTAGGGATGCAGATGATGACCTGCTAGAAATCATGAAGAAGTGTGTCCCAAGGGATTACAAAATTCACAGGTGTGATCCTATGGATGATTATTCTCATTTTACATCACTATGAAATATTAACACAAGGAAATGTTACCTCCCTTCTGACTGGTTTATAATCCTTAAGATACTTATGAAATCAAACCCATTTTTGATGCTGTTTATGGTTGGTGTTTTTCTGCAGTAGCTATCTAATATATTCAGATTCAGTAATTATCTTTCTGTATAGTAGTTTTCATTGTTGGTGGAAGAGTTCACTGTTCCTTCACTTAATTCAGATTGCCTATTTATGCATGAGGGATTGACAGAATCAATATCAGCCTATGTgcatgctatatttagaatattttcacagctttaccttgccgtcagacagccccttccgacagggaactgaagctgttatatatGGTCTCTTTAAAGCCACCGGACTccttttgacaaaaacaataattttacccCAGAAAACACAAGATTGATGATCTTCAGCTGCCTCGATCggttaatttgtttgtgttattgtgttctGCAAGGTGAAATgatgcaaaatgtttttgtcaaaagAGGCTGGTGGCTATGAAGAGAGGTTATATGGATGTACACCTTCAGTTAGAGTATGTTTGGCTGCTGCCCTCGTCCCCAGCAGTAAATTGCATACTTTTGCCTGTTTCTCAAAGTGGGGGCATGATTTACTGTGGATAAAACACTGACTATGGGtaaatacctcatacaaccccacatcaaaaaatccaaaatatccCTTTCTGAAATATGGGAGGCTATTACACACTGAAGCAgtttcacagaaaacaaaatgtctctgTGGTTAGCGCTGACCACGATCGTTCAGtcatcaaaaaaataatatttgtcagtggattattttatgttttctcaTTGTGGCCAAATCAACTAATCTAAAAATACTGAAGAATATAACTTTAAGGAGTTTCAAAGAGTTAATTGCATTTAATCTGTGTGTATTCTTTCTTTATACGCATATGGTTTCCAGGCACTGTTTCACAAACAGTTATCCAGTGATTGAGCCCTTCCTGACAGAGTTCCCCAACTTGTATGTGGGTTTCACAGCCCTCATCACCTACCACAAGGCCACCGAGGCCCGAGATGCTGTCCGCCGCATCCCTCTCGATCGCATCGTGTTGGAGACAGATGCACCATATTTCCTGCCAAGACAGGTACATTTAAATTGAGGCCTAAGAACACTAGCACTGCTCTAATCTCttgaatgactgactgactttaAGTATAACAAATTACACAGCTAAGTGTATTGTAATTACAGTTGATACATGCTCATGATAAGTGTGTCTCACTCAGGTGAAGAAAGATGTCTGCCAGTTTTCACACCCTGGAATGGGCATCCACACGCTGCGTGAGCTGAGCCTGCTGAAGGGGAAAGACATGGCCACAGTGCTCACCGCTGTCCGAAACAACACCAGTCAACTCTACGGTATATGATCTTCAGAGATGGTGGGTAAAAGtcgcaaaacaaaaaaagaggtgACAGAATCAAAGGTTTTGGAGCTGGTTTGtgactttaacatttcatgtgGCTTTTTGTTTTAGATTTATCAGTCCTCCATGTAGAGCTGTAGGAATATGGAGGAGTGGtcttgttttatctgaaagactcagaaataaaaggcaaaataaaGCAATGACCGAAAGTAAAATGTCCCGTCTGATAGAGATACTCTGTATTATTGTTTATCTGATCATATTTCACTTCATTGTTCATCAAAGAAATTAATTCCTGAGTATTTTTGGTTTTAAgttcttgttgtttttgctaTGTTGACATAATTTGACATCCCTTGTTTGTTATAATTTGTTTGGATGTCCGTCTTGTCCAGCCGCTGTGGAATTTAGTTTGGTTTAACACAGTGGAGATGTATTAAAAATCTTTAATCCTACTTCTTTCTTCTACAgatatggttttgtttttgttcatcaGTGCACATAAGAGCATATTACGATGAAAAATAGAGTAAAATGTTGTCTGTAATACAGAGTAAATGAGCAAAGCTGATTGAAGAAACAAAGTGGCTGCCAGACTAGTCCATTAGCTTTCTTTGATAACACCATGTTTGTCACACATGTTTGCTTgagtgctttttgttttgtgaatCATCAGCCTGGCCCACTTGTTACATTTCCTGGTCTCCCAACAATCCCAGCCAAGGCCAAGATTAATGGTAGCTGAATAgatgtgtctcttgtatatCAAAATTTGACAAGAGGGATGTGTTAAGATACATACATTTCCCTCTCAGCCAAGTTCCTAATGACAGCCTCATTTCCAGGAGTTTCAGATTCTCTCCAGGATGTAGGTCAGAGCACATCATGTCCACGGTTGCGTTTCTGTGTTTATTGAAAGCTACAAGGTGGAAGGCAGGACTCGCACGAGCACTAGAGCAGTGTGTGCTTTGCTGTGTTTGACCCAGTTCTTCAGATTGAACACGAAGATTTCAACCTTGTTCTGGGAGTGGGTAATTTGTTGCCCGTGCCGGGAATAGAACAAAGACATTTAGGCTTGTATGAAGTTAGTGACCCTGAAAAACTTAGAAGCTGTCAAACCAGCACTCAAGCAAACTTCGAGACTGGACCTTTTGTTATGGGCAGAGTTATTTGTATTTTCACGTCCATTTCTACGCAGTGGTGCAAATTATTTAGGATGTGAATGAGTGGTCCTTGCAGATTTTAAGCCTCAGCGCTGGCGAGTGCTGAGACTggagcattatgttttcgggttgtccgtaCGTCCCATTCTTGTTAACGCGATATCCCAGAAACAagttgagggaatttcttcaaatttggcatgaaggtcaagaattcatatgctaatttaGTGGTTCCTACAGTTTAAGGCAAGTTAGCtctaagactttttaatgccactgGGAATAATATTTAAGATCAATTTTACAAtgaccaaaattaaaaaaacaacttaaaaacaaaacgTTAACTGAAACCATTAACTTAGGGTTAGGGACAATTTTTGCCTAGATCtttattgtaacataaaacatgatttttttttttttttttgttagtctATCTGACAAaggcgggctctgggcaggcgtaacatgatgaagaTAGCGCTGCACTGTAGGCGtcaaagtaaacagccaagatggcagctgccgaaggatcGCATCCATTCAGTTTCGCTTTGGAAGAAATGCTAAGCCAACTaaacttatctttttccttgagagaggaacagaacgctgccctagaagcctttgtTTCCAGGAAAGACgtctttgctgttttgccaacgGGAtgcggcaaaagcataatatgtcagttagccccactgttcggcaaacaaatggggcttagtgcagtgaatacgtcaccttgtgtttttgctctgattggctattgtgacatcacaatgttctgcaaaaacacttggtGTCGTTATTATTTCGGGTTGTCCGTGTCATTCGCATTCTTGCGAACTTGATATCTCAGAAATGGCTCGAGGGGATTTTTGCCAGTCCAGCAAAACTATCCTGTACTCaacgataaactgattagagtttggtggttgtgggtcaaaggtcaagtagGGTCAAGGGATAATCTTCTACACGTCTTTGGCCAAATCGcaagaattcatacacaaacacatacagtaattCTAGTTCACAATTATTCAGCGCCATAACTCTAAGCGAAGACAGCATGTTTCTCTGGAAATTATTCATTGGAATCAGACACGTCAATATAGTGAAAACATCCATTtcaccaaaaaatacacataatACCTTTTATTAAAGTAATTACTTCATATATTATACGAGTCTGGACCTGACATGAGTGTAAACTGCAATTTGACCAGTTGGTGGAGGAATACAACTGCAAAGTGttaacactatttttttttcattggtaAGCAGAATACAGAGATGTATCACAACACTAATTAAAGGAGGAAATAACATACCCCTGCCCATTTCCCCACCCCTTGTCTATTCCTCAATTTCACCCACAAATCTGaccttcattttttcttttgtaatacTTGATAAAGATGAGACAATGACAGAGAAGATTAGTTGATGCTTTATTTCTACAAACGTGTGGGTCTACGAGTATGAATAAGAACAATAGAGAATAGCTGTTTACTACCGAATAACATTAGATCATTACACAGGTAAGCATATAAGTGACTCATCTGCTGACAGTTTTAAAAACGAACAGATTAAAACTGTCAGACCACTGAGCGTGATTTGACGAGAGGCGTTCATGTGACTACAATTTTACCCTTTTGAGAGAGGAAGTTCAGTATTaaccttaaagggaaactacgcctgtttttaaaatacatatacatattcCTGTGGTTTAAGACAGTCCAGTAATATAAGTGAACATGATCAGCTCTCTCCCAAATCTAAAATccagagtgctaaaactcagaTTTGTGATGTGGAATATTAAGTCTGGCGCTACTCCATCAACAATGAATTGCAAAAGATGTTTTAGATAACAGTGCGCTCACTCagaggaatgttctgagtatatgggtacatttgaTTACTGagacactacaatagaataaagctcatataggtataaaaaaaggaaagaaatattCTTTGGGCCATAAAATCAGTCTTTCATTCATTATCCGTGGAGCTGCTCCAGATTTTATActtaatgacatcacaagtttgagacttaactctctggtttctggctctgAGAGACAATAACTCATGTtcaatattgattgaactttcctaggcCATGAAAATAATGTAGGTGATGTTCCCTTTTAAGAACAGTAGGTTAATAACTCAGGCTCCATATATAACCACAGTCATCTTCTATCCACATTTATGTTTCGTTAAACTCAATTTTCAACCATATTTTCACCAGCTAGGCTCCATATTAAGGTCATGTGGTGACAGCCGACTTGTAATGACTCTTACATCCAACATTTCTCTAAGATTTAGTGGTACAGACTATTCAAATAGCAATGTTAGAGCTAAAAGAAATACATTATGCTTTGAAATAAATGAGACTAGCATGTCTACAGGTGAACTGGTTAATGATCACTATCTAATAAAGTTCAAACAGGAAGGCACTGAGATGGCAAATTTGAACTTCTTGTCCATGATCTTCATAGTTATGATGGTCTCTCTGAAACAAGATGAAGCATTATCTTTAAAAATaacctaaaaaaaaactaagtTACGTTATTTCACCATAGGAAGAAAAACATGTTAATGTATAAACCAGAGGAATTAGGCACACCTGCTGCAGGCTCTGTGTTTCCCAGCAGGCGCTGAATGATCTCCTGCAGCGCTGCACCGTACTCCTCAAAGTCCTCCTCTCTCAGGGTGAAGCCGATTTCAAAGGGGGCACTAATCTGCTtagaggagaggaagatgatAAAGTCAGAGAGatgatttcttttgctgtgGTGGAGTCATGAGTGTGATTTCCACTCACTGTGATGTGGTTGTCCTTAGGCTCCTCCATGACTTGGCGGCCGACTCTGGAAGGCTTCCCTTTGTTCTGTGGTTGATCCAGAACAGAGAAATCTTACGATAGTAACCAGTCCAGTTATATATTAGTGTATATATAAGTTCAAATGCAGTCAAAGAGAACAACCCACATAAAGTATGGATATATGAAGTCATTGCTGTGCTAACTATGATCGCAGTATCCACACAGCCCGTAATTCATCTCTTGTGATCTGTCAATTTTTGAAATTTCCATGACAATTGGAAAAATGTCTGCAGACTGACCGCTTACATTCAGATGCCAAAGGGGATCCACACAGGGCCATCATCAGCACAACCATCATAACTAACACTGCTTAAATTTAGATATTGAACATGGTGCTCAGTGGGATTGCAGGAGCTTAGAAAACCTTGTCTTCCAAGGatcgagacagagagagattacTTGTAAAATATTGATACATGATTTGACATTAAATGTAAGAGTATTacacaaggaaaacaaacactacATTATGCTGAAAGTCATGATGACGTCATGTTAAGAACAGCAGGGTGTAAAGGCGGTGGTGGAAGAAGGTTGAAGAAGTATTCGATCCCTTGCTTGAGTTAAAGTACTTCTGCCACAGTGTGAAAATACATCCACCACACCTTAAAGTCCTGCATTAGAAGCCTTGCTAAAGTAAAATTATGTAAGTGTTATCAGAAAAACATACTTTAAAATATGAAAGGTATAATGTGTGTAGTAAAATGtaacctgtcagtgttttactattGTATCTGAAGTTTTTTGGTTAATGTGTCTGTTGCAACTGCTGCAGATGTTTAAAATTGAGCTAATTTAACTACTTTAtatcagaaatcagaaatacttttgaTCCTTGGGAGGGAAAATAGGATGTGTTACTTACAGTTGCTCATATACTTTATATTTGCATAGAGATATTATAAGAAAATAGACAAAAGAAGTGTGTAAGAATAGATGTGCGTTATGCtgcaatgtatttattttgggtAGTTAAATATGGAGCAATGGGTCATATTCTATAAGATCATTATATGTTCATAGTGTTGCTTCCCTATGAACCACATATCTCTAGAGAGTCAGCTTTTTATGGTGTCGGAAAAGCAGCCcagttttcagctttgtgacgatgtcttttccagctgatccaagagggattttaaagagtttatttagcttaagaaggaggagaattttctcatcacataaaggaacactggGTAGGAAAGGTATAAAAATGGTAATCTTAAAGgcaactaaagctgtcagacaaatgtagtgcagtaaaaagtacatttgccTGTGAGAAGTAGTGGATGTGAAGTATAAAGTTGCATAAAGTTGCATTTTTTTGAGTGGCAAAACAGATGCATGCACATTTACATCTACAGGTTTAGATAAAGAGAGAATTAACTTTTCTTggtttacattattttttcaatatGCATATAACCAGTCAAAGA
Coding sequences within:
- the tatdn2 gene encoding putative deoxyribonuclease TATDN2, whose amino-acid sequence is MDSNRKKLAFKWIRTAATPPAHPQEIDAGSGTSSRWNMSPYEDSDSVPLSDSPGPDGLGALSLDTPKRKAVELGESMPSSGKRKLRKLSRRNNEHFKTSEEKHMDESPRQLESTESQQVSSPSPQTFGMKKKEKTPEEVSKAICRRALIAAIGSTSTTDIHRTSLSLSSPVRTEAPSPVALDRAVTNFKCSSVKPENKSEDNSTAQEEQWDNSTVQEGQWDNSTVQEGQWDNRTVQEEQWDNSTVQEEQWDHRTVQEEQWDNSTVQEEQWDNSTVQEEQWDNRTVQEEQWDNSTVQEQWDNSTVQEERWDNSTAREEHWDNSTVQEEWWDNSTAREEHWDNSTVREDQQSSLQMFEDTEGQVEVSRLKTDRRCVVLKGEDSPKIFIAPDPVFVQTTSQDKLFATENGPEAEDCDLSFPELEYIPDSLSCFMTPQSGSFDSQQWRSPSVSMQGATTSSSTFLYTTETTGSVQAAAEHLEMSFSLPQRTVFVSAKQPHSSNTAPSKASRAETGSFRSPNIRAHLTDPFALPLHSNRKALNPHMNSRTSRRRSDVVSSMCHPSHPFTHSGTPKRRLSQGAEPMWTSYPKQDSQVGFIDSHCHIDMLYGKLGFCGTFRSFQRKYQSSFPPEFRGCIANFCNPRLMMKEALWEGLLAEDMVWGAFGCHPHFAKYYTSVHERNILMAMQHPKAVAFGEIGLDYSHKNSTDTPKQKEVLERQLRLAVGMKKPLVIHCRDADDDLLEIMKKCVPRDYKIHRHCFTNSYPVIEPFLTEFPNLYVGFTALITYHKATEARDAVRRIPLDRIVLETDAPYFLPRQVKKDVCQFSHPGMGIHTLRELSLLKGKDMATVLTAVRNNTSQLYGI
- the ghrl gene encoding appetite-regulating hormone, with the translated sequence MFLKRSTCLLFFLLCSLTLWCKSTSAGSSFLSPSQKPQNKGKPSRVGRQVMEEPKDNHITISAPFEIGFTLREEDFEEYGAALQEIIQRLLGNTEPAAAAILAVYFDAYSAALSSSCYACPEPAFVR